AGGGGATTGAGACTTAATTTTAATATTGTAGTCGGTGATGTACAAATTTATTGTCATTTACCTATTAGACCCGATTTTAAGGGGATTGAGACTCAAAACCCGCAACCTTAACATCTCCGTAAATCTCATTAAGATTTACCTATTAGACCCGATTTTAAGGGGATTGAGACCTTCGCTAAAATCGTTCCCGTAAGAGGGGGCTTTGGCGTATTTACCTATTAGACCCGATTTTAAGGGGATTTTTTTTCGGTAACCGGGCGTAGGCTATGGTCGCTACGCTCCCATAAACGCTCGCCGTGCGAGCCTGAAAAAGCCAAGCAGTTGGCTTTTTCTTTACGGCTCTCCCCTATTAGACCCGATTAATAAGTTTGTGGTTAAGATAGATCCTTCGCTTGTGTTCAGGATGACGAAGAGAAAAGCTCAGGATGGTAAGACGTCTATTTTTAAAAATATATCTTATAGACAATTTATGACGCTTTCAAGATGTATCCTTTCAAAAAAAGAAAGGATACAAAATGCGAGAATTTCTCTATTTGTTAGGAGGCGCCAGCGCTTTTGTGGCAATGTTTGTCTGGAGAACTTTTTTCTTCGTGAGTGCCATTGTGATGGCTTATGCTTTTATCAATAAAAGTTTGGATATAGGTGATGCGATCATGATGGTTTTGGGATATGCTTTAGTGGGTTTCGCGTGTATAATCATTGGAGGCTTGGCTATGATGTGGGCAGAAAACATGAAAGGTGGAGACCATTTTAGTCATTGAGAATTTTGGGTATATATATGAACTTTCATACGCCTTTGGATCTATGTGGCGATTATGTTCTCTTGACATACTCCCCATGTATTTTTTTTGGGGGGTTCAGGTAATAACAGCCTATGGCATAGGCTATAAACCTGGCGTAGGTTATGCAAACAAGCTTGCATATACGCCCATATTGGATCTTTTAAAAAGTAGTCAGCTACCCCACGCCTAAAGGCGGGGGAGTAGCTGACCCAAATATTCATTGCTAACGATTTTTAAAATCCATTCTACATCCAAATTCACTATCAAGTAAAAGATTCACTTTTTTCATTTTTTTATCAAACCCTCGGATTTTGACTTCTATTTGCCCATTTTTTAATAGCTCTTTTGCATCTTTTTTGGTTAGCATTTTGCCTCCAAATTTTTTGATACTATCTTTAAATATAGCAAACTCGCACCCCTCTTCCCATTTACTACATCCGTAACTTAGTGGATACTCCACTATATCCGCTCCACACACTGGGCAACTCCCAAGTGATTCTGCTGCAATACCTGCTGTAAAATCGACTTGTGGTAAAAATTTGCTAGCTTTTTGCACAAGCTCCACCCAAAAGAGACGCTCAATGCCACTACTTATTTTAAAAGAGAGTTGGACTGAACCCTTCAATAGTGCTCGCATCTCTTTGGGAGTGATAGTTGGGTGTCCAAGATGAGACAGGGAGCTTTTGCCGATGCTAAAGTCACACCCTTTTACAAATCCAGCGCACCCATAAAAGCTTCCTCTATCTACAACAGCCTTACCGCACTTTGGACACTTTCCAACTTTAGATTGCATCAAGTTTTGCTCTTAACCTCTTAATAAACTCTTCCATCGAAGGGATCTGCACATTGCCTTCTCGCTGCTTCTTGCCCCAAAGAGGCTCTGGGAAGAAGCTGTCATTTTCAAATCTTGCCTGTATGTGCCAGTGGACTTGCGGCACATAGTTGCCAAAGGAGGCGATATTAATTTTATCTGGCTTAAAATAGTCTATCATCTCTTTTTCTACAATCTCTAAAGCTTTGTAGATTGCCTCTTTAGTCTTCTCATCGCACTCGCTCATCTCTTTGCATCTTTTTTTGGCGAAAATTTTCAGCCACGGAACTTCACCAGGCTCACTTTCAATAGTGATATACTCATTTTCATAAATCATCCAAACTCCTCTTTTCAACAATCTCTTCGCTTTTACTTTCTCCATAGGGAGCAAAAAGTTTTTAAAAATTAAATATAACATTTTTTCTTTTTAATATCTTTTTAAGTAATATCTATTACACTTTTTATTGTAACATGAACCCTAATTACAATCTTAGCTACAAAGGAAAAAAATGAGAAAAATATTGATACTTATATTAGCATCTCTTACACTTTTTGCCTCTATCAATTGGTATACAGATTTCAATAAAGCATACCAAGAATCACTTGCAACCAACAAACCTCTTTTTGTCTTTATTGAACGACTCAATCCCCCCTGTCAGTGGTGTCATAAAATGAAAACTACAACACTTAAAGATCCAAAAATCATCGATTTTATCAAGAAATATTTCATAGCTGTCAAACTTGATCGCGACACTAGCGACTATCCTGATAAACTCTATCCAAGATATGTACCAACAATTTACATCATTCAAAAAGAAAAGGTCATTAAACGTATCATTGGCTACTGGTCCAAAGAGGATTTTTGGAGTGATTTAAAAGATATTGAGCGAACTTTGCATAAATGATTAAGAGGATCAGTTTTAAAAGTATAAAGCTCTTTACACTTGGTCTTTTTATTCTTTTTGTTACACTTTTTACTGCATTGATTGTATATGAAGAGTACAATGAATTTAAAAAGGAGATTGCTCTTTTTGAAAAAAATTTCATCAATAAACAAAAAGAGCTCGTCAAAAAAGAGACGCTTCGCGCCCTTCGCTATATATCTTACAAACACCATGAAGCTCCAAACAAACCCCTCGCACAACTCCAAAAGGAGATAATCGATGCTATAGAGTATATGAGAAACGAAAGAGATGGCACAGGATATATATTTATCTATACATTTGACGGAATAAATGTTGCAGATCCAATTTTAAAACAAAATAAAGGTAAAAATCTCATCAACTTTACTGATCCTACTGGGAAAAAAGTGATAAAAGAGCTTATTGAAGTCTCAAAAAAGCCTGATGGGGGATTTGTACAGTACTACTGGAACAAACCAACCACAAATACTCTTGCTCCAAAGATAAGCTATGCAAAAGCATATAAACCATTTAATTGGATGGTAGGTTCCGGTGTATATCTCGATGAAATTGAAAAGATGATTCGCCAAAAAAAGCTAGCCTACCGAGACAAAATGGTGAAGTACATCATCAACATTCTCACACTCTCTTTTATGCTCTTTTTTGCTACATTCGTAATTTTACGCTACACCTCCAATCTCATTGAGCGCTCACTGCAAAAGATTAAAATACGAACACAGGATGCTGCTAACCATGGAACCTATATCTATGCCCAAGATCTTTTATTTAATGAATTTAAAGAGATAGCAGGCTATACCAACAAAATGATAAAAATCATCAAAGATAGAACAAAAAAGCTGCAAGAGCTCAATAGAACACTTGAACTCAAAGTCTTACAAAAGACACAAAAACTCAACCAACAAAACGAAGAGCTTAAAAGAAGTAAAGAGTTTACAGAAAAGCTCCTTCACGATCAAGATCGTTTCTTAAAAACCGCCATTCATGAGATCAATACACCTTTAAGCATCATTCTTACAAATATCGATCTTTTAAAAATGGAAAATATCAAAAACCAAGAGCTTACCAATATTGAATCTGGTATCAAAATCATCCACAATATCTATAATGATCTGGCATATCTACTGAAAAAAGATAGAGTCGAATATAAAAAGGGCTTCATTGATGTCTCATCATTTTTAGAGCAACGAGTGGAGTTTTTTACTGAAGTTGCCAAAGGGAATCATCTACGCTTTATCACTAAGATTGAGCCAGATATCACTCTTTTTATTAACGAGATAGAGTTACAACGCATCATAGACAACAATCTCTCCAATGCTATCAAATACTCCCATATCAATACAGCTATTACTATCAAACTCTATAAAAAAGATACAATAGTACTCGAGTTTTGGACTGAGTCAAAAAAAATAGAAGATAAAGAGGCTATCTTTAAGCAGTTTTACAGAGAAGATAGAGCTAAAGGTGGATTTGGACTAGGCTTAGCCCTTGTTAAAGAGATCTGCGATAAAAACGGTTGCACCATTGAAGTAGACAATGATGGAAAATATAATATATTTCGCTATATTTGGAAGAGACAATGAAAATACTTTTGATGGAAGATGAGATAATTTTGTGCGATTCGATAGAGCGCTACCTTGAAAAGATCGGACACCAGGTCACAACTGCATACGATGGACAGCAGGCATTCGATCTTATTCAACACAATTCTTATGATCTTTTAATCCTTGATATCAACGTTCCCGATATCGATGGATTTACTTTGATGGAGCTTTTGAAAGAACACAAGCGCTATACTCCAGTTATTTTCATCTCTTCTCTCACAGATATTGAAGATATTACAAAAGGTTTTGAACTTGGATGCAAAGACTACATCAAAAAGCCCTTTCATCTCAAAGAGTTGGAGCTTCGCATAGAAAAGCTTGCCATCCAAGACAAATCCCATGTCGTTCTTTCAAAAAGCTACAGCTACTCTTTTGAGCAAAAAACGCTCTTTTTCAATAATACCCCTGTAACCCTTTCCAAAAGACAGCAGCAAATCATCGAACTCTTAGCAAAAAATAGAGGCATCGTGGTCAATTACGATATGTTTCGCGAATATGTATATACAGAGGAGTTTGTGGATAATCCCACAATTAGAGCAGAAATCAGTAGACTCAAAAAACAGCTCAAGGAAGATTTTATTATTAATGTACGAGGACTTGGATACAAAATAGATAAATAGTTTGAGATATTAGATATTCAATGACAAAAACTTATGAACGATTTCTTATACTCCATTAACAAATTACATAAAACTTGCAAATCCTTGTATTTTCAATTTATAAAGCATTTCTAATAATTTTTGGACTGTATGTTTATAACGAATTTCTTTTATCTGCGGGATTCCTTCTTTGATTTTTTCTTCAGGACTCTCAATTTCGAATTGTTTTAATAAACTAATAATTGGTTTTTCTAACTTTTGCCTAGTTCCATGGAGTTTTGGCAGCACTTTCATTTTTACAGCTAAATCAAAAGCTTCCTCTGGGTTATCAAATTTAAATTGTGAATCTTGAGAGTTATATAAAAACATTATGATTTCATCAAAGACACGATATCCAAAGTGAAGGTTATATTTCCTCAAAGTATTATTCATTTTTTCTAGAATTTCTAAATATTTTCTATTTTCTTCTCTTTCCAAAAACTCTCTTATCTTTTGCTTGTCAACAACAGCAAATTCGCCATTATTTATAAAATCTTCTTTGAGATTTCCGATTGTAACTGAGTTTTTATTATCAAAATTTTCTTGTAAAAATTCTAAATAATCCTCAAAACTTCCAACGTTAAACTCTATTGTAAATGCTCTATCTAAAACTTTTGGAGAAAACATGTGGGTAGTTTCATCAATATTTACAGTTCCAACGAAATAAAGGTTTGGTGGTAAAAACAACTCTTTTGGAGTGTCATTTATATCTTCATTATGAAGCTTTATACTTTGAGATGTAAAGTTATAGTTTTCTTCATTTAAAGAGGAAGTATTTTTTCCCAAAGTAACTAAAAATTTTTGAAAACTATGATTTCTCTGCGTTTCATTTTCATTATCAAATCTTTTAACTTCTAATACTGACAAAAAGTCTGCAAAATAATACTCAACTTTTGCCAAATTCATCTCATCAAATAATACAAAAAATGGGTCTGCATTTTTGCCTTTTTCTAAATAATTCTTCGAAGCTACTACAATAAAATCTAATAAAGGGGTAGAATGGTATTGATTTTTTAGTGGGTTATAAAATCCAAGTAGCGATTTTGTATCTTTAAAATCAGGGCGAATGGGGAAGAATAAATTATTTTCTGCATTTGGAAAACAGTTCACAAACTCTTCGAATATTTTTGTTTTTCCTGTTCCAGAAAGCCCTGCAAGGATTACAAAGCCTTTTGTTTTCAAAGAGTTATAAAAAGAGTTTTTAATATAAGGGTCAAGCTTTAGATTTGAATTTTCAAAGCAATTTATTTCATTTGTTGGTGAAGGTGGTTTTGATGAAAATGTAGCAATGTATGATTTTATTATTTCATCTAAATTATTCAACACATCTTCTAATTGTTCTTCTTTTAATTTACCATCTTCTAATTTATAACATTTTTTCAAATAAGAATTAGGATATTTTTCTTTTATTTTTGATAAATTGCATTCACAAGTTGTTTCTTTGATTTGTTTATAATTATTAATTATTTCATCTGGCCACTTTATTTCTGAATTTTCTGTTTCAGATACGCCATAAGCTAAAACTAAGCAATCTTTTCTATTAAATAAAATTACGGGATATATTCCTTTCGATACTGTCTGATTAAATCTTAAGAATGCCATCCAAGATATATCAGCTTGTTGTCCTTGTCCAAAACTAACTTTAGTTTCTAATCCTTCATAATAGGTTTTATAATTTTTGGTTCCTAAAGTATTTTTTTCAATAGATTCTTTTATAAATTTTTTTATTAATTGTTTCATATTATTTTTTGAAAAGAGAGGTTCATAAATATATAAAAAACTACCTACTAATCTATTTGTACTAACAGGTTGGTTACAAAAACTTATTAAATCATCTATTGATATTTCATTTTCTAATTTTTCGATTTTATCAATTAAGAACCAAGTTTTAAAGATTTCACTTCTTTTTCCAGATAATCTTTTTTTCTTTGCCCACGTTTTATTTAATAAATATTTCTCCCATTCTTGTGGACATTCTATTCCTTCATCACCTTCTTTTGTCTTAAAATCTATAACTCTATATCTTGCTTTTAAACTTTTATCTTGATATAAATAAAACCAAAAAGGCTTTTCTTTCTCATAATCCTCTTTACAATGTTTTATTGGATAACTCCACCAAAGAGATATTTTTTTATTTTTATTTAAAAATTCATCGATTTCTTTTATCATTTCATTAATGGATGATTCTTTTTCAACAGCTCCACCTAATGCAATTCTGCTCATATTCTATCCTTAAGCTTATTATTTCATCTCTAACTTTAAATCTAAATACCCAATACCTTCTAATTTTTCTTTATTTTCTTTTATAAATTCAAAAAAAGAATTTATTAGTTTTTTATCTTTGTTTACTTTCCAAAATTTTCCTTCTTTGTTCTTTTTTCCTAAACAAACAGCAATAGCAAACTGTGTTTTTATTCCATCTTTATAATAATGCATATTTTGTAAAATATCTTTTTTATTATCTTCAAAAAATCTAAATTTAGCATCAAAAATACATCTATGTTCTTTATACTCTATATAGATATCCGGTCTAAATTTAAGATTCGAATAACTCCATTTGGTTGGTTGATATTGCAAAATTAATCCATTATTAAACTTAAATTTTGCATACTCATAAATAGTTCCTTGTTCTATCTTTTCTTCAAAATTGATTTCAACTTCATAACCTCCAAAATTGTCTTTAAATTCTTTTAAGATCGTAGTTAAAACATAATACTCCCATAAAGTTGCCATATCTTTTAAAGAAAATGCCATGTCTAAATCTTCAAAGATTTTTGGAACAAATGATAAATGCAATAATCTATAAATCTGGAAAACTTCTCTGTATCCTGATCTTTTCATTAACACCTGTGAATTTGAAGGAAAATAGTTCAGCTCTCCAACATCTGAAAATATATCTGATAGAAGTGCATATTCTATGTCGTTTTTTAGTTCTCGTATTTCTGATAAAAACATAAACTCCTTTAAATCTGTGGATAACACAAACTCTAATTCTTTTAAAAAGTATTTAATAAATCTATTTTCTATTGTGTCAAAAGTTTCTTCTGTTTCATATTGTAAAACTGCCATAGGAGAATATTTTTTATTTTTATATTCAATTATTCCGTTTTCAGTTTCGTATAACCTTTCTGGATTTTGAGCTATATTGACAATTACATCCGGATCTATACAGCTTACTTCATTTAGATTTTTATAAGTTTCATATACAAATAATTTTCTGTGTGGATTCGACAAAATCAAATGTAAAGAACTAATTAACTCTTCTTTCTTTTCCAAAAGTAAAAGCAGTTTGAAAATTTTGCTTTCATTCAGATAACTTTCTTCTACTGAAAAATGAGATAAGCTTAATGTATAAAATAAGTTTTCTTTAGAAAGCTCTTTTAGGATGTATTTCAAGAATTTTTCAAATTGTTTATAATATTTATCTTCGAAATTAGGTACAGGTTCTTTAGTCTCATCTATTAATCCAAAATGCTCAATTAATTTTTCTGGAATAATAAGATATTTTTCACCATTTACTTCAAAAATCCCTGTGAAATTTTTAAAAATTATAAAATTTCCATAGATTTCAATATGCTCTTTTTGTTGTAAGAAATTTAATTTATCTTCTATTTTAATTTCATTTTTTTTTATTTCAAGTTGTTTTTCTGCAAAATGAATTTTCATATCGTTAAATTCGTCTTTAAGTGGAAACAATATTTCTTGTTCAAAGTGATACCTCCTTACGCAAATTTTATTTTTTACCTTGTGAAGTCCTATTTCTATTATAATATTAGAAATTTAAAATCTCAACCTATCATTATCTCGTAAATTTTGCTACGTTTATGCTACGTTTGCTCCTTACAATATAGTTTGAACTACTTCTCAAGGAGCAGATATGAAAAAAATTGCACTCTCATTTGTTGCAAGCTCACTGCTTACTCTTAGCTATGCTAGTGAGGCTACAACACTACAAGAAGCCTTCACAAATGGCAACTTCAAAGGCCATATACGTCTCTTCTATATAGATAGACACTGGCAAGGAAGCATTTCAAAAAAAAATATAGACGCTTTTGCTACAGGTCTTGATCTTCACTACGAAACTGCTTCATTTAAGGGAGTTAGTTTAGGAGTTGGGCTCTACAGTGACAGTGACTTTGGACTCAATCACTCATTTTCAAGCGGCAAACTCAATACTTCCATTCTTGGCGATAAGGGTGAGGGATACGCTTTTGTAGGAGAAGCTTATCTCAAATACCAAATTGGCAAAACCACATTCAAAGTAGGAAGGCAAAAACTCAATACTCCTCTTGCAGCAGCTGATGATGCAAGAATGATTCCAAGCCTCTTTGAAGCCTATGTACTAACAAATACCGATTTGCCAGACACTACGCTCGTTGCTGCCCATGTAACAAAAGAGGCGCCTGGAACATTTTACAATCAGTATCGTATCCCAACACTACCTGCTTTGGCTCTTACAGCGGGGTATGGTGCAGGATATCTCAATCCTACGCAAACAGGTGTAGTAGGACACTTTTTGGATATGGGTCGCTACGCAATTGGACAAGATACAGATGGAGTCACTGCAGCAGCAATTATTTATAAAGGAATACAAAACCTTAGCCTTCAAGTCTGGGACTACTATGCACATGACATTCTCAATGCACTCTATATCCAAGCTGACTACAAAATAGCTCTTGAAGGTGATATAAAACCTTTTATCGCAGCACAATATATCAATGAGCAAGAGGTAGGCGACGAGCTTGCCGGTAAAGTAGACAGCAACTACTTTGCAATCAAGGCTGGTTTAGTATATGGTACACTCAGTGCATATGCAGCCTACTCTACCACAGATGATAGCACTAATGCAGCTCTCAATGGTGGAATCATTACTCCTTGGGGAGGTATGCCGGCATTTACGCAAGGCATGGTAACAAGACATCAATTCTTTGCCGATACCGATGCTTGGAAAGTTGCAGCCGCATATAAATGGAGTGAGTATGGAGTCAATCTCAAAACTGCCTTTTACTACACCTCTTTTGATGTAGGTAAAAACAACTCACTTGCAACTGATTCAGCAGCTTATGCACACAGCTGGACTGCAACAGAAGCGGGATTTGATTTTATCTACTATCCTGAAGCTGTAAAGAACCTTCAACTTCGATTTCGAGGCAATTTCCCAAGAAAATTCCTTGAAAAGAGTGATGGCAACGATCTTGGCTGGAACGAATACCGTTTCATCGTCAACTACACATTCTAAGGAGCAGACATGAAAACAGAAGTTTTAGAAAAACTCAAATCCAATCCAAGACTTTGGGAGCTTGTAGAAAAACGTGAGAAGTTTTCCTGGACTATGGCAATTATCATGCTCATAGTCTACTACGCATTTATTCTCACCATCGCTTTTGATCCTTCATTGTTGGGAAAACCTCTCAGTGAAGGAAGCATCACTACAATCGGTATTCCTATCGGTATAGGAATTATTGTTTTTGCGTTTATCTTAACAGGAATTTACGTCAACAAAGCAAACAAAGAGTTTGACACTATCACAAAAGAACTCAAAGAGTCGATTAAGGAGCTGTTATGAAAAAGTGGCTACTTCCATTTATCTTTTCTCTCTCGGCATATGCAGCAGGTGCAGCAGAGGTAAGCGGTAAAAGAGATCTCAATGTCTCTGCTGTGGTAATGTTTTTGCTCTTTGTTGCATTGACACTTTTCATCACATACTGGGCAGCTAAGAGAACACGCACAGCAAAAGATTTCTATACTGCAGGTGGAGGAATTACCGGATTTCAAAACGGTCTTGCGATGGCAGGGGACTACATGAGTGCTGCCTCTTTTTTGGGGATTTCGGGGCTTGTGTATCTCAAAGGATATGATGGGCTTATCTACTCCATCGGATTTTTGGTTGGCTGGCCTATTGTGCTTTTCTTGATAGCTGAGAAGCTCAGAAACCTTGGTAAATACACATTTGCCGATGTCGTCTCTTTTCGCCTAAAACCGGGACCCACAAGAACATTGGCAGCTTTTGGATCTATTGCAACAGTGCTTTTATACCTCATCGCACAGATGGTTGGTTCAGGAAAACTGATTCAAGTACTTTTTGGACTTGACTATGCCTTTGCAGTCATCATTGTTGGGGTCTTGATGATTTTATACGTTACATTCGGAGGAATGCTTGCTACTACATGGGTGCAGATTATCAAAGCAGTGCTTCTTTTAGCTGGTGCTACCTTTATGGCTTTGGCAGTTATGGCACATTTTGGATTTAGCCTTGAAGATCTTTTCAAAAAAGCAGTTGCAACACACCCTGATGGCTTAAAAATCATGTCTCCAGGAGGATTGGTCAAAGATCCAATATCTGCAATCTCCCTTGGTATGGCTTTGATGTTTGGGCTTGCTGGTCTTCCACACATCTTAATGCGATTCTTCACTGTTGCCGATGCAAAAGAGGCACGCAAATCGGTCTTCTATGCAACAGGATTTATCGGGTATTTTTATATGCTTACATTCATCATCGGTTTTGGTGCAATTGTGTTTGTCATGACAAATCCAGAGTATCTTGGTCCTGATGGGAAAATCTTTGGTGGAAACAACATGGCTGCTATCCACTTAGCGCATGCAGTTGGCGGCAACTTCTTCTTAGGATTTATCTCTGCGGTGGCATTTGCAACGATTTTGGCAGTTGTATCAGGTCTGACACTTGCAGGAGCTTCAGCCATCAGTCACGACCTTTATGCAAGTGTTTTTAAAAGAGGACAAGTAGATGAGATTACAGAGATGAAAGTCTCTAAAATTGCCACACTTGCAATCGGCATTTTGGCAATTTTGCTAGGAATTGCATTTGAAAAACAAAACATCGCTTTCATGGTGGGTCTTGCATTTGCAATTGCAGCAAGTGCCAACTTTCCGGTACTTTTTTTGTCAATGTACTGGAAAGGTCTCACAACAAAAGGAGCATTTCGAGGAGGTCTTCTTGGACTCGTTACTGCAATCGTATTGGTGATTTTGGGACCTACTGTGTGGGTAAGTGTTCTTGGCAATCCTGAGCCAATCTTCCCATATAAATACCCGGCACTTTTTAGTGTGACAGTAGCGTTTATTGGTATCTGGTTTTTCAGCAAAATCGACAACTCCCCAGAAGCGCAGGAAGAGAGAGAAAAATTTGAAGCGCAATTTATCAGAGCACAAACTGGTATCGGTGCCGAAGGTGCATCAGCTCATTAAGTCCAGCCGCTTTTTGCGGCTGCAAAAAGGATAGTAATGGAAGAAGTAAAAAATTTTTTGAGTACAATCCACCCTTTTGATACTCTTACTCCACAACAGCTCAATTTGCTCGTTTCTCATACCGATATAGGTTATTATCAAGAGGGTGAGGAGATTGTACTCAATAGATTTTTTATTATTTTCAAAGGAAGCGTCCAAGAGATACAAGAAGATGATGTAGTTGAAATCTATCATGAAAAAGATTTTTTCGATATTCAAGCACTGCTTGGAAAGAAAGATGCACGCTTTGTGGCAGTGGAAGAGACACTTTTATATGAGATAGATAAAGAGACCTTTTTAGACGTTTTTCACAAAAACAGTACATTCAAACAATATTTTTTTCAAACAATTTCTCAAAAAATTGATAAACTCAAAGAGCAAAGAACTCTTTCACAAGTAGGTGAACTGCTCTCAGCCAAGCTAGAAGATATTCCTCTTACACCTCTTTGCAAAGTGGACGCTTCCACTCCCATCAAAGATGCAGTGAAAAATATGCAACACCTTCTGCTTGTACAAAAAGGAAATCTCGAAGGAGTGGTAACGTCTAGC
The Nitratiruptor tergarcus DSM 16512 genome window above contains:
- a CDS encoding cation acetate symporter produces the protein MKKWLLPFIFSLSAYAAGAAEVSGKRDLNVSAVVMFLLFVALTLFITYWAAKRTRTAKDFYTAGGGITGFQNGLAMAGDYMSAASFLGISGLVYLKGYDGLIYSIGFLVGWPIVLFLIAEKLRNLGKYTFADVVSFRLKPGPTRTLAAFGSIATVLLYLIAQMVGSGKLIQVLFGLDYAFAVIIVGVLMILYVTFGGMLATTWVQIIKAVLLLAGATFMALAVMAHFGFSLEDLFKKAVATHPDGLKIMSPGGLVKDPISAISLGMALMFGLAGLPHILMRFFTVADAKEARKSVFYATGFIGYFYMLTFIIGFGAIVFVMTNPEYLGPDGKIFGGNNMAAIHLAHAVGGNFFLGFISAVAFATILAVVSGLTLAGASAISHDLYASVFKRGQVDEITEMKVSKIATLAIGILAILLGIAFEKQNIAFMVGLAFAIAASANFPVLFLSMYWKGLTTKGAFRGGLLGLVTAIVLVILGPTVWVSVLGNPEPIFPYKYPALFSVTVAFIGIWFFSKIDNSPEAQEEREKFEAQFIRAQTGIGAEGASAH